From Polaribacter haliotis:
ATTAGATTGGTCTTTTGTCGAATTTTTAAATTCTGATGATTTTAAAGTAAAGGGGCAAATTTTCTTTTTTGACGATGCAAATGCCACTACATATTTTTGGAAATATTTTATTGGTGGAATTTTTATAGCCATTGCAATGACTGGTTTAGACCAAGATATGATGCAAAAAAACTTAACTTGTAAAAACAATAAGGAAGCTCAAAAAAATATGATTACAATGGCTAGTTTATTAGTTGTTGTTAATTTCTTCTTTTTATCTTTAGGTGCTTTGTTATTTATATATTCAGAAAAAATAGGTTTAGAAATACCAATTATAGATGGAAAAACGAGAACAGACTTGTTATTTCCAGAAATTGCTATGAATCAAAATTTAGGCTTGGGAGTTGCAATTACTTTTATAATTGGATTAATTGCCGCTGCTTATTCTAGTGCAGATTCTGCATTAACATCCCTTACAACTTCTTTTTCTGTAGATTTTTTAGGAATTGAAAAAAGACCAGAAGAAGAGCAAAAACCATTGCGTAAAAAAGTGCATATTGGAGTTTCTATATTATTGATTTTAGTGGTTATTTTATTCAATAATTTAGAAGGAAATGTGGTAAGTAATTTATTTAAATTCGCCACTTTTACTTATGGTCCATTATTAGGATTGTTTGCTTTTGGTATTTTAACCAAACACAAAATAAAAGACAAATATGCCTGGATTATTGCTTTGTTATCTATTATTGTAAGCTTTGTAATAACGTCTTTACCAGAAAGTTTTATAGGAGCATATAAATTTCATTGGGAAATTTTACCTTTAAATGGGCTAATTACTTTTATTGGTTTATATTTGATTAGAAGAAAAAAAGAATGCAGAAAGATTTAAGTAATTACCGAAAATCCTACGAAAAGCAAGAACTTTTAGAAAGTAATTGTCCAGAAAATCCGATGGAATTATTCCAAACTTGGTTTAGAAATGCAGAAGAATCGGAATCTGTAGACGAAACCAATGCAATGACAATTAGTACTATTGGTAAAGACGGCTTCCCAAAAAGCAGAGTTGTTTTACTAAAGAAATTTACATGGGAAGGTTTTATTTTCTATACTAATTACACTTCCGAAAAAGGAAAAGCAATTGAAGCAAATAACAATATTTGTTTGTCTTTTTTCTGGCCTGCTTTAGAGCAACAAATCATCATCAAAGGAAAAGCAGAAAAACAAGTAGAAAACTTATCTGATGGTTATTTCGAATCGAGACCAGAGGGAAGCAAATTAGGCGCTTGGGCATCAAACCAAAGCTCTGTTGTTTCATCAAGAAAAGAATTAGAAGAAAATTTAGTTTCTTTGGAGAAAAAATTTGATGGGAAAGAAATTCCAAGACCAAATCATTGGGGAGGATATTTAGTTAAACCTATTTCCATAGAATTTTGGCAAGGAAGACCAAATAGATTACACGATAGAATTAGATATTTTTTGCAAGAAGATTTTTCTTGGAAATTAGAACGATTGGCACCATAAATTTTTATATTTACGACTCAACAATTAAATTATAAATGAAAACATTATATATTGTTAGACACGCAAAGTCTTCTTGGGAATACTCTGGAATAGAAGATATTGACAGACCTCTAAAAAAACGTGGAATAAAAGACGCGCATTTAATGTCTAACTTTTTAGCAAAAACTATAGATAAACCAGATGTTTTTATCTCAAGCAGTGCAAATAGAGCTTTACATACTGCTGTAATTTTTTGTGAAAACTTAAGTTATCCACACGCAAATCTTCAAATAAAAAGACAATTATATAGTTTTAGCGATGGTTATTTGGTAAAAACAGTTAATGCCTTAGACGATGCGTTTAATTCTGCAATTATCTTTAGTCACGATCATGGAATCAATACCTTTGTGAATGAGTTTGGTAATACACCAATAGCACACGTTACCACTTGCGGAATTATTGGTCTTCAGTTTAAAGAAAAACATTGGAAAAATATCAGAAGAGGAAAAACTTTTATGGTAGAATTTCCTAAAAATCATAAATAAATTAGTTTGTTAGAAATAAAAAAATTAGGTGCGATAGATATTGGTTCTAATGCAATTCGTTTACTAATTTCGAACGTAATTGTTTCAGAAGACAAAGAACCTCAGTTCAAAAAATCTTCTTTAGTTCGTGTTCCAATTCGTTTAGGAGCAGATGCATTTGTAGGTGAAGGTATTATTAGTGAAGCCAACATTACAAGAATGTTAAATGCCATGGAAGCCTTTAAATTATTAATGAAAATTAATGGCGTAGAACGCTACAAGGCTTGTGCTACATCTGCAATGAGAGAAGCAAATAACGGAAAAGAAGTTGCAGAAAAAATTCTTGCAGAAACTGGTGTTCAAATAGATATTATTGGAGGTAAAGAAGAAGCTGCTATAATTTCTTCTACAGATTTAAACCAATTAATACAAGGAGATAATTCTTATTTATATGTAGATGTTGGTGGTGGTAGTACAGAATTTACCCTTTTCTCTAAAGGAAGAATTATTACTTCTAAATCTTTTAAAATGGGAACAGTACGTTTATTGAACAATAAAAAAGCTGTAAACAAAGAAATTTTTGCTAACGTAGAAAAATGGATTAAAAAAAACACAAAAGATTTAAAACGTATTTCTTTAATTGGTTCTGGAGGAAATATTAACAAACTCTTTAAAATGTCTGGACGAACTGAAGGAAAACCTATTTCTTTTATTTATTTAAATGCTCAATATCAATTTTTAAAGAACATGTCTTACGAAGACAGGATTTCGGAATTGAGTTTAAATCCAGATAGAGCAGACGTAATTATTCCTGCTACAAAAATATACTTATCTGCAATGAAATGGAGTGGCTCAAGAAAAATTTATGTACCAAAAATTGGGCTTTCAGATGGTATTATAAAAAGTTTATACTTTAACAAATTGTAAATTTTTTAACTTTTCTTTAACATATGTATTTTTTTTTAATACCTTTATCGTGACTTCTAAATATTTAGTGTGTCTTAAAGTTATTAATACATTATACAAATCAAAAACTATTTAATTATGAAAAAAATTTTACTTAGCGTAACTTTTTTAATGCTGGGTGCTGTCGCATTTGGACAAGATTTACCAGAAAACCCTGAACCAGGAAAATGTTACGTTCGTTGTAAAACTCCAGAAGTTTGGAAAAACGAAGATGTAACTTTAGAAGTTGCTCCAGCATACAAAAAAATTGTTACTTACCCTGCACAATATAAAACTGTTACTGAAAGAGTTTTAGTAAAAGAAGCTGGACAAAAATTAGTTATTGTTCCTGCTGTTTGGGAAACAAAAACTGTTTCTTACATTGCAAAGGAAGATGCTAACAAGTTAAGTGTTATTAAAGCAAGTTTTAATCCAGACTCTAAAGTTATTGAAACTAAAGCTGCTTCTGCAAACTGGGAAATGAGCGAAAAAGCTCCAGATTGTGAATCTAGCGATCCTAACGATTGTAGATATTGGTGTTATAAGCCAGTTCCTGCAAAATTTGTAACAGTTCCATTAACTGTTTTAGATAGAGATGCTTCTACAAGCTCTAGTGCTGTTCCTGGATACGAAAAAACGTATACAAAAAGAGTTATGGTTACTCCTCCAACAACAAGATCTGTTGAAATTCCTGCTGTTTATGGTAGTATTAAAAAAACAGTTTTAGTAAAAGACGCTTGGAAAGAAGAGGTTACTGTAGCTGCTAAATATAAAACTGTAACAAAAGAAGTTTTAGTAAACAAAGGTGGTTTAACTACTTGGAAAGAAGTTGAGTGTGAATTAGTAAATAATACTCCATTACCAATTACTTGGAATTTAGGAAGTGCTACTTTAACTAATGGAGCTAAAAGAATTATCGATGCTAGATTGTTGCCAATCTTAAAAGATGGTGTTGCTGTAGCTATTGAGTCTCATACAGATGCTCGTGGAACAAAAGAAAGCAACCAAGATTTATCTGAAAGAAGAGCGCAAGCTGTAACAAGTTATTTAATTTCTAAAGGAGTTAATCCTAGCCAATTAACTGGAAACGGTTTTGGAGAAAGAAGATTAACAAATAGATGTGCAGATGGAGTTTCTTGTACAGAAGCACAACACAGAGCAAACAGAAGAACTACATTTAGAGTTATTAATCAAAAATAATTAATAACCGTTCTTAATATATTAAAACCGAAGCTTTTGCTTCGGTTTTTTTTGTGCTTATCTTTTCAAATAATTTCGAAAACAAATGATATAAAAAAAATAATTTTGAAAGTAACCAATTAATTAGGCAAGAAATAATTCGATTTTAAAAGGGTTTAAAGTATTTGTGGAATTTAATATACGATTATTAACACGTACAAGAAATACCTTTAGAACGTCTTATATTTCGTTTTTGGGACAACTTTAAAAGTCAAGCACAAAAAAAAACTGAAACTTAATGTTTCAATTTTTTTTTAATATTCTTGCTAATAATTTTCTATAACCGCTTGCAAAAAGGGGTAATAATAATCTGTGAGAATTAGCCCTTTTTTAAAACCAATTATTCTTCCTTTATGATTTACCATCACTAAAGTTGGAAAAGATTTTACTTTATATTTTCGCTGTAAATCTCCATTTACCTCCAATTTTTCTGGAGCAACTATATCTGTATTTCTAGGAAGATCTGCTTCATATAAAATTAAATCTTTATCTGCTAATGCTTTAAATTTTTCTGTATGAAATAATTTTTTATCCAAGACCTTACAAGGCCCACACCAATCTGAACCCGTAAAATAAATTAAAACCGGCTTTTTCTCTTTTTTAGATTTTTTTAAAGCATCCTTAAAAGAATCTTCCCAATTTAAAAAAGCAACTTCCTCAATTTGTAAAGAATCAACTTTAATTGGATCTAAAGTATCAATATCAATTTGTGCTGAAGTATTTGAAACTACTAAAGAAACAAATAAAAGTAATAAATATCTCATTTTAATAATGTTGGTATTTTTATCAAAAGTATCAAAAATAATTCCAAAATGAAAAAACCGCTATTTATTAAAGAAAATAAATAGTAAAAATCAATTAAATTCTTTAATATGATTAGCTATTAGCTCGTTAAAATTATCTTGCTTTTCTTCTAAAAAAGCAGTTTCAATTGATAAAAAAGAAATTTTATCTATCTTATGTATTAAGCGAACATAATCTTTTTCTGTGGTAAGAATTATTTTTTTTGCTGAAGTAATTTCTTCAAATCTTTTTTGAATATCTTTTATTTCATCATTCGAAAAATGGTGATGATCTTGAAATTTTAAATGCTGGAAACAGATTTCTTCACTTTTTAAATAATCTTGTAAAGGTTTGGGATTTGCAATTCCAGTGATTAATAAAACTTCGTATTCTTTTAATTCTTCAATTGAAATAGCTGTACTTCCAGAAAGTAAATTTGCATATTTAATAGTAGTAAAAAAAACCTCTTTGTTGTAAAAATGCAGTTTTCTTTTAATTTCTTCTTGCTCTTTTACATCTAAATTATTTGGGCATTTAGTAACTAAAATTACATCTGCTCTTTTAGCACCTCTTCGACTTTCTCTTAAATTTCCTGTTGGAAGTAGAAAATCGTCCACAAATAAATCATCATATTTTGTAAGTAAAATATAAAAACTTCCTTTTACTTTTCTATGTTGAAAAGCATCGTCTAATAACATAACTTCAGCATTATTATTAGCAATTAAATGACCAATACCCTCTACTCTATTTGCATCTACAGCAACCTCTATATTTTTAAATTTATTAAAATATTGCAAGGGTTCGTCTCCAACATCTTCTGCAGAATGCGAATTATCTAGCAATACGTAACCTGTTGTTTTTCTTTTATATCCTCTGCTTAAAACGCCAATTTTATAATTCTTTTTTAACAACCTTATTAAATATTCTATTTGTGGCGTTTTTCCTGTTCCACCAACACTTAGATTACCAACCACAATTACTGGGATTTTAAATGTTGTTTCTTTAAAAATACCAATATCAAAAAAATAGTTACGAATTCTCGTAACCAAGTCGTAAACAATTGCAAATGGAAACAGTAAAAATCTTAGTAGTTTCATTGTTGTAAAAATACATAAAAATGGTAACTTTGGATTTAAGATAAAGAGATTAAAATGAGGATAAAAGAAGTAACAGATTATTTAGAAGTTTTAGCTCCTTTAGAATATGCAGAAGATTTTGACAATGTTGGTTTGCTGGTTGGAAATTACAATTCTGAAGTTTCAGGAATCTTAGTTACATTAGACACTTTAGAGGAAACTGTAGAAGAAGCAATTGTAAAAAAATGCAATTTAATTGTTAGTTTTCATCCGATTGTTTTTGGTGGAATGAAAAAATTTAATGGCAATTCTTATGTAGAAAGGGTTGTTTTAAAAGCTATAAAAAACGATATTGCTATTTATGCAACTCACACAGCTTTAGATAATTCTAAAAATGGAGTTTCAGCAAAAATGTGTGAAGTTTTAGGACTTACAAATACCAAGATTTTAATTCCTAAAAAAGGAATTATTAAAAAACTAACCACTTTTATTCCTTCAGACAAAGCTCCTGGCTTAAGAAAGGCGCTCTTTAATGCTGGTGCAGGAAATATTGGTAATTACGACCAATGTTCTTTTAATATTGAAGGGAATGGAACATATAGAGGTAATGAAAATTCGAATCCTATGGTTGGTGAAAAAGGAGAATTACACACCCAAAAAGAAACTAGAATT
This genomic window contains:
- a CDS encoding Nif3-like dinuclear metal center hexameric protein yields the protein MRIKEVTDYLEVLAPLEYAEDFDNVGLLVGNYNSEVSGILVTLDTLEETVEEAIVKKCNLIVSFHPIVFGGMKKFNGNSYVERVVLKAIKNDIAIYATHTALDNSKNGVSAKMCEVLGLTNTKILIPKKGIIKKLTTFIPSDKAPGLRKALFNAGAGNIGNYDQCSFNIEGNGTYRGNENSNPMVGEKGELHTQKETRISVIFESKNEAGILKALHENHYYEEVAYELITTENVHQNIGMGMFGELPAEMDEKEFLLFLKQTMKTDCIRHSIFLNKKIKKVAVLGGSGSFAISNAKRAGADAYVSADFKYHEFFKAENRILLADIGHYESEQFTKNLLVDYLTKKFTNFAVILSEKSTNPIYYI
- a CDS encoding thioredoxin family protein, which translates into the protein MRYLLLLFVSLVVSNTSAQIDIDTLDPIKVDSLQIEEVAFLNWEDSFKDALKKSKKEKKPVLIYFTGSDWCGPCKVLDKKLFHTEKFKALADKDLILYEADLPRNTDIVAPEKLEVNGDLQRKYKVKSFPTLVMVNHKGRIIGFKKGLILTDYYYPFLQAVIENY
- a CDS encoding SixA phosphatase family protein — translated: MKTLYIVRHAKSSWEYSGIEDIDRPLKKRGIKDAHLMSNFLAKTIDKPDVFISSSANRALHTAVIFCENLSYPHANLQIKRQLYSFSDGYLVKTVNALDDAFNSAIIFSHDHGINTFVNEFGNTPIAHVTTCGIIGLQFKEKHWKNIRRGKTFMVEFPKNHK
- a CDS encoding OmpA family protein, translating into MKKILLSVTFLMLGAVAFGQDLPENPEPGKCYVRCKTPEVWKNEDVTLEVAPAYKKIVTYPAQYKTVTERVLVKEAGQKLVIVPAVWETKTVSYIAKEDANKLSVIKASFNPDSKVIETKAASANWEMSEKAPDCESSDPNDCRYWCYKPVPAKFVTVPLTVLDRDASTSSSAVPGYEKTYTKRVMVTPPTTRSVEIPAVYGSIKKTVLVKDAWKEEVTVAAKYKTVTKEVLVNKGGLTTWKEVECELVNNTPLPITWNLGSATLTNGAKRIIDARLLPILKDGVAVAIESHTDARGTKESNQDLSERRAQAVTSYLISKGVNPSQLTGNGFGERRLTNRCADGVSCTEAQHRANRRTTFRVINQK
- the lpxK gene encoding tetraacyldisaccharide 4'-kinase, which translates into the protein MKLLRFLLFPFAIVYDLVTRIRNYFFDIGIFKETTFKIPVIVVGNLSVGGTGKTPQIEYLIRLLKKNYKIGVLSRGYKRKTTGYVLLDNSHSAEDVGDEPLQYFNKFKNIEVAVDANRVEGIGHLIANNNAEVMLLDDAFQHRKVKGSFYILLTKYDDLFVDDFLLPTGNLRESRRGAKRADVILVTKCPNNLDVKEQEEIKRKLHFYNKEVFFTTIKYANLLSGSTAISIEELKEYEVLLITGIANPKPLQDYLKSEEICFQHLKFQDHHHFSNDEIKDIQKRFEEITSAKKIILTTEKDYVRLIHKIDKISFLSIETAFLEEKQDNFNELIANHIKEFN
- the pdxH gene encoding pyridoxamine 5'-phosphate oxidase, which produces MQKDLSNYRKSYEKQELLESNCPENPMELFQTWFRNAEESESVDETNAMTISTIGKDGFPKSRVVLLKKFTWEGFIFYTNYTSEKGKAIEANNNICLSFFWPALEQQIIIKGKAEKQVENLSDGYFESRPEGSKLGAWASNQSSVVSSRKELEENLVSLEKKFDGKEIPRPNHWGGYLVKPISIEFWQGRPNRLHDRIRYFLQEDFSWKLERLAP
- a CDS encoding sodium:solute symporter produces the protein MQPLHIFLLIIAYFLVLITISYFTGKDDSNEVFFKAKRSSPWYLVAFGMIGASLSGVTFISVPGMVDGQQFAYMQGVFGFFFGYLIIAFVLLPLYYKLNITSIYQYLEHRFGKTSYKTGAFFFLLSRVTGASFRLFLVALAMQYIVFEEIGVPFEVTVIISILLIWIYTFRGGIKTIVWTDTLQTLAMLVSVGLSIYLINEKLDWSFVEFLNSDDFKVKGQIFFFDDANATTYFWKYFIGGIFIAIAMTGLDQDMMQKNLTCKNNKEAQKNMITMASLLVVVNFFFLSLGALLFIYSEKIGLEIPIIDGKTRTDLLFPEIAMNQNLGLGVAITFIIGLIAAAYSSADSALTSLTTSFSVDFLGIEKRPEEEQKPLRKKVHIGVSILLILVVILFNNLEGNVVSNLFKFATFTYGPLLGLFAFGILTKHKIKDKYAWIIALLSIIVSFVITSLPESFIGAYKFHWEILPLNGLITFIGLYLIRRKKECRKI
- a CDS encoding Ppx/GppA phosphatase family protein is translated as MLEIKKLGAIDIGSNAIRLLISNVIVSEDKEPQFKKSSLVRVPIRLGADAFVGEGIISEANITRMLNAMEAFKLLMKINGVERYKACATSAMREANNGKEVAEKILAETGVQIDIIGGKEEAAIISSTDLNQLIQGDNSYLYVDVGGGSTEFTLFSKGRIITSKSFKMGTVRLLNNKKAVNKEIFANVEKWIKKNTKDLKRISLIGSGGNINKLFKMSGRTEGKPISFIYLNAQYQFLKNMSYEDRISELSLNPDRADVIIPATKIYLSAMKWSGSRKIYVPKIGLSDGIIKSLYFNKL